Genomic DNA from Desulfonema ishimotonii:
TTCGAGCAAGGCGTACACGCCTTTGTCCGGAACCATACGGATGAGAGTCCGGAGCGGTTTTCCGAGGGCATCGCACTGAACCCGGAATTTGCGGTGGCCTATGTGAGCCGGGGGGCAGACTGTGTGAAGCAGGAGCGTGTCCGGGAGACCATTGCCGATTTCAGCCGGGCCATTGAGAGCCGTCCCGGTCATGGGCCGGGCGTATCATCTGCGGGCGCTTGTCCATGAGAAGCTGGGGGAGACGGAGCGCGCCCTCCGGGATTTTGACCGTGCCATTGAGATTGACCCGGAATACGGTGCGGCCTACTACAGCCGCGCCATGATGCGGGAAAAGCTGGGGCAGGCGGACGCCGCATTTGAGGATATCCGGATGTATACCCATCTGACCGAAAAAAATCTGTCCGAATTTGCCAGTGAAAACAACATGTGGCAATCCCGTCATCTGGCGCTTGAGGCATCGGGAATCGCGGATGTGATGAGCCGCTGACAGCCGGACGCGGAGCGACGCCCTGACGTGCAAAGCGTCGCGTATTATCCGCAGGGGCGGGCCACTGTGCCTGCCCTGTCCGCGCAGGTACACTATTTTTTTCCGCCCGGACGTCGCACATTTCC
This window encodes:
- a CDS encoding tetratricopeptide repeat protein, with the translated sequence MGRAYHLRALVHEKLGETERALRDFDRAIEIDPEYGAAYYSRAMMREKLGQADAAFEDIRMYTHLTEKNLSEFASENNMWQSRHLALEASGIADVMSR